The Poriferisphaera corsica DNA segment CGCTCAGTTTAATCTTGTCAAACTCAGCTTCGAATGCGTGGTGAGGAACTTCCAAAACAACGTCGCCGTACATGTTGATCAGGCGACGATATGAATCGTATGCAAATCGTTCGTTGCCAGACATATTTGCCAGACCAACAACAGCATCGTCATTCAAACCCAAGTTCAAAATCGTGTTCATCATGCCAGGCATTGAAACCGCAGCACCAGAGCGAACTGATAGGAGGAGTGGGTTGCTTGTTGAACCGAATTTTTTACCAGTTTCTTTTTCAAGAAGTGATACGGCTTTTTCACATTCTGCAATTAGACCCGTTGGAAATTTGCGGCCATTCTTATAGTAGGCTGCACAACATTCCGTTGTGATTGTAAAACCAGCTGGAACTGGCAGACCGATTGAGGTCATTTCAGCAAGGTTTGCACCTTTGCCGCCCAGCAGTTCTTTCATCGTGCCATCACCGTCGGTCTTGGTTTTGCCAAAGTAGTAAACCAATGCCCCTGCCTTAGCAGATTTCCGCTTCACGGAACTCTTTTTCTTTTTCGCCATGCCTGTCTTATCCTTTATAGATAATGCATCAAACACATGTCATACAAACAAGCCACTCAACTACTTCGTCGAGTTCGCCTGCAAAAATAGCTGACTCGCAATAGATAGATCAGCGATTCTAGTGGATCACAGCATCCCGTCAATTTGAACGCCCATGCCAACATAAGAGATTTAAAGCCAAATCCCCCCAGCAAGGCAAGTCTTGATAGGCCATTTTCAATAAATTTCACATGATTCTTACATCTAGAGCATCAGCTTTGGGGGAATTTTGCTTCGATGATCTTCCCCCAATAAACACCCCAGACGAGCTAATTGCGAATGAGATAGTGTTGTTAAATAGCAGGTTTATTAGTTTTTATGCCTGAAAACAAGTACTTTTCTCAGATAGTACTCTTCGAATTCGTTTCGGTTCAGGTATAGGATCCCGTCTGTGGGGTCAGCTAATTTGACGTGCTCAGAGCTGATTTCTAGAAGTGTGACCATGTGCTGCATCGTTGCTTCAAATTGCAAAGGGGCAATGGCAGGCAATGGCAATAATTTCAGTTGATTATAATCCGGGGCAACGAGCTCGACCGTGAAAGATGTGGTCGCGAGGCGTTTTCGCAGGCCGTTCATTGCGCGGAGCATGGTCGCCCCACTGCCAGGTCTGGTATCTGTTAGTACACCCATTTCCGCTTCGGTCGTCGGAATACCCAAGATATTCAGAGCTGAAGCACATGCTGCCGGCACGCAAGAATAATATTGAGTCTGTCTGACATATTGGCCACGATCGACTTCTGAAGCTAGTGACTCTTTTGGGGTGGTCTGAAGCATCCAAATACCGCCGTGCAGAAAATAGACTGTGCCCAAAACACAAGCCCATCCAACGACATATTTTTGACGTGTTTGCTGACTTTTGCTCCAGGCGATACCGATAACGAGCATGAATATTGGGACCGCACCAATCCCCTCGACCATGCTAAGTATACTGACGGGGATCACTTGGACAGCAACTGAGGGATTACGGACCAACCAAGCCCATGTTCCTAGCAGAATGATGCCAACTGCAATGCCAACCCTACCTACAGATGGATTGCCATTACGGCCAAGCCGTAAGCCAAGCATCCATCCGCCAACTGCCACCAGCGCTGAAAGTAAGAACCAATTTGCTGATCCCTGCATCATTAGGCTCCATGTTAAATGTCAGGCTTGTAATATTGAAGCATGCGCAGGCCACGCTCTTATCAGCATTAACTTCGGTTAAATCGTAATATAACTTTGATTGTCAGATGTCGACCCTGGTAATGGTGCGAATATCTCAAGGATGTGAGCATTAACTAGGTATATATGATTTGCACGTATATATAAAGAATTAGAGCGGTTTTCTAACCGTCCTAATAATCGTATTAAATTTAGAGATATTAACGCGAGCAAATGGTGCTTGATGCTGAGCATTTATTAACAAAAAAAGCGATTGAATTTAACCAATCGCTTGGTGATTTACATGAGTTGTATTTAGCGTAGGATTTCCGGAATTGGTTGTAATTTCCCATTACGATCTACACAAACGACGGTTGTTTCGCCGCGACAAATGATCTCGTTTCCACGATGGATCTCATATAGATGCTCGATTTTTACACCAGCAGTGGGTTTGATTTCAGCTTTGATCGTAAGTAAATCGTCATAAAATGCAGGTTTCAGATATTTGACATTGAGTTTGGCAACAGCAAAGAAATGACCGGCCACTTCAATGTTTCGGTATGTAAAGCCTCGTTTTCGTAGTAATTCCGTACGTGCCATTTCCATCCAAACAGGATATACAGCATGGTGGACAACATTCATCGGATCGCATTCCGGATAGCGAACACGTACTTCAATCTCGATATTATTTGCGGCAGTATCTGTTTCGGGTGATTCAGCCACTTCAACAGAATTGACTTTTGATGCTTCGATCATGTTTATCCGTACCTTGCTAATCATGAGGCAATTATAGGCAAACCTAAATAATGGCTCATCTATAATCGTATCACCCCATTTGTGACAATTTATTATATGCGAATGCATTTCCTAATTCATGAAATACACAATTACGGCATACTCAGCACGGGTTCTGGATATTTTACATCGTAAAAATCCAACATGGCTCGGTATTTTGGAGCATCAAGAAGCGGCTCATTTTGATAGCTAATATGCCCCCATGCACCAAAGTTGGTGACTGGTCCACAGAAATAATATGCACTAAATAGTTGACCACCAGCTTGAGAGAGCAGTTTCATATTAAGCAGATAGGCTTCATACATTTCGGGTAATTGTTGTGCCATGCCTACAACTGATGTTGCAGTGTTACCACCGGGAGTAAAGTGCTGGCCGCCCTCGTATGTGAGATAAGCAACGCTATATTCTTTTGCAACCTGTCCATGCTTAACACGTGCTGGGCCACGTTTTTCATTTAAATACATAACACCTGCGCGAATCATAGCTTTAGCGCGTGGTAAAATTTCCGCTTCAGAAACCTTGGGTATAGGGCCTCGTTCATGTGAGTTGCCAAAATAGGCAGTTGTTGCGAGTGCATCAAAATTACCTTTGCCAATTTTGGTGCATAATTGTTCCGAGATCCAAGGATTCATTTCTTGGCTAGCAATAACACGAATGAAGCGACCAGGTTCATCTTTGAACACATCTTCCCAAATTGAAAATATTCTTTTCATCTCCCATGCCCACTCGTCGAGCCAATCCCATTTTATGCCCTCTTTTGCAGCTTTATTCTTCGCTTTATTCATAACATACGTGTGCTGCTTGAATACACCATTCCAAATTTCATTTGAGTACTCAACATAGACTTTCCCATCAGGATGCAGACGTTCTTTAACCATTAATGCAAACTGTCGAACGAAATCATCATCCGCTTTTGCAGGCATACAGAACCATGCATCACTACCTAATTCATTGACCAAGGCAAGCATATTTTCTAAAGCGACTCCCCTACCCTCTTGGTTTTGATTTTCCAATGTAGGCCGGTTTTGCCAACTGGTTAATTCACTATTATTGATGAGTTGCCAATCCATAAAGCGTATTGTTCCAAACGGCTTCAAACGTTCTACAAACAGCGGGAAAAATGGTGAAGTTTGCTTTTCAGTTCCTGGCATCCACAATTTGAGATTTTTTAAGCCATCATTCGGCTGGCTTCTCACCCATATTGTCAATCCTTTACGCGGCACGACATTGACAACAATTCGTCCCGGTTCGTAGCTAACAATCGTACCGTCACCGCCAAATCGTATTTCAGCCATCCCTTCCCATGTGCAGACATATTCTCCAGCAGGAAATCGTCCTTTCGTATCTACGAACATCTCACCTTTACGCCATCCACGATCATCGGTCCATTTGGCTGTGGTCAAAATATCCGCCCAAGCCCAAGCAGTGCCCCAAAAACTGACAGCCGATAGGTTCATGCCTAGCTTACCACTGGTGACAATACTTCCTTGTTCATTTTTTTTATCAAGCCCTAACCGTCGAATTTTAGCTAATACTGCTTGCTCGCGTTCAAATGAGTTGACGTCAAAAAGTTGTTCTTCGTGTATTTCTTCTTTTTTGCGCGTTTCAACCTGTTGCTCTTCCTGCATTTTTCTCAGGTTTTCGATCCATTCCGAATCACTGCCGGATTGACCCGCATTTTGCCCCCAAACTAATGCAACAGCGATGATCAGCACTACCATTACACCAAAATTTGCAAGCAGAACTCGTTTGCCCAATTTAAATCGTCCCACGTGATAGCCTTTCATTCACCTGTTCATGATGACGTAAGATATATCATACTTCGACTTTAACGAGTGCTTCGCATCATGAATTGCCAGCCAATCTGACTTACAAACTACAGAATGTTCCTAATATCGTTCGATGATTCCTAGCCTAGACGTGATTACACCGATATAGCATCGTAGTTGTTACATCAATGCAAAGTAATATAACTCACTTGCTGTAATCTATTTGAGAAATAAAAAACCACTCAAGTAATAGAGTGGTTTCGAATCAAGCATTAGTTCTTGTTATTAACGATAAATCGTTAATAAATGGGAGCACCTGGGTTCGAACCAGGGACCGATCGATTATGAGTCGACTGCTCTAACCACTGAGCTATGCTCCCTATAGGGGTCATGGTAGTATAGCGAATTCGTCGTTTTTGTGGATCATTGCCCATAATTGTGAATATTTCCCCTGCCAGATCACACAGCATCAATAATTATGCCATCTTTGGATATATCGCTTATGACACGGATTCACTCTGTTACCGTACAACTTGCAGTGCTCTTGCTAAGTTTTTTATCCTTATCTGCCTGCTCACCAATGACGTTTGTGGTGGGATTAGGCCCCAGCCAAAAAGAACTTGAAACTCAGGTTGTACAGAGCGAACCCGGAGCACAAACACGCCAGGTAGCCATTATCGACGTCTCAGGCGTCATCATGAACGCACATCAGCCCGGCCCTTTATTTACTGAAGGCGAGCATCCAATTTCACTTTTTAGAGAAAAATTAGTCAAAGCCGCCAATGACCCGAATGTTCGAGCAATCATTTTGCGTATAAATTCTCCTGGCGGCGGTGTGACTGCGTCTGATGCAATGTATCGCGAGGTACTCAGATTCAAAGAAATCACAAACAATCAAAAACCAGTCATTGCGCTCCTCATGGATGTTGCAGCTTCCGGCGGCTACTATCTCGCATGTTCAGCTGATGAAATCGTCGCATACCCAACAACTGTAACCGGATCGATTGGCGTGATCTTTCAAACCCTCTCTGTTGAACCGGCTCTCACCCGCTTAGGCGTACAATCGAATACGATCACTTCAGGCCCGAATAAAGCCGCAGGTTCGCCATTACAGGCGATGACGCCTGAGCAACGCCAGGTACTTCAATCGATGGTAAATAACTTCTATAAGCGTTTTACGAAGATCGTGCAGCAAGCACGCCCCGATATCCCACAGGATCAGTTTGAAACAGTAACCGATGGCCGTGTTTTCGATGGTGATCAAGCGCTAGCATTAGGTCTAGTTGATCAACTGGGGGATATCCAGACCGCCTTTGAAGAAGCCAAAAAACGAGCTCACATATCTAAAGCTAATCTTACAATTTTTCACAGACCACTTTCGTATGTGCCCACCCCATATGCAGCTACGCCAATAAACCCAAATCACTCAGCATCAACATCCAATAGCCCTGCATTTAGTATTTCCACATCAATTAATCCGTCGAATTTACCAACGGGTTTCTATTTCCTCTGGGCACCTGCGCTACAATGATTTACAATCCCTCCCACACAATCAATTAAGTATGTGTTCATCGCGAGCTATTCGCCTGAAAATTTGTGAGCAGGCCATTCATGCTTGAACTTAAATGCCCAAATTGCCAAAACACACTGAAGCTTGATGACGGATTCGCAGGTTCTGTTTGTCGTTGTTCGTTTTGTGGCTTGCTCATGACAGTACCTGATCTGCCCAATCTGCGCGATCATCAAACTAAAATCAGCGAGATCGCGGAATCTACGATATCACGTTTAGATTCGCCATTATCAGAACTTCCGAAGCAAATACCCAGTGAAACCTACAAGCTGAAACGAAAATCGTCACGCCGTACGAAGGCTTTTAAGTTGATCATTCTGTTACTGTTGACCCTTTCAGCGATAGCATTAACGATTTATATCGTAATTTACTTAAATGCTCATCCAATCACGCTTACGTGATACTCGCTTATTTCCATTAAGGCAGATCTATCAGCACTCTGTGCGCATTGCCTATGAAAAAAGCGAGCCGTTAAACTCGCTATACTGTCTTATCTTATAAGATAATCAACCAAAGGCTGTTGGCCCACCGGATCCCCATATCAATGAATAAATATTCTTGAAGAATGTCGCGAGGAAGAAGTTGCTGATAATGATCGCAATAAAGCTCGTAACAAAAGCATCTGTCGCAGCACGTCCAACACCCGATGCGCCTGCCCCGCAGTTAAATCCTTTATAACAACTGATCATTCCAATCGCGCCGCCAAAGAAAAAGCCTTTCCCCAAGCCGGTGAAAATATCCCAAGGTCCGACAAAGCTTTTTGAAAAAGCCCAATACTCACCATTATCTACGCCATAACCGCGTACGATTACAAACCAGCCGCCCAATACACCAAGCAGATCACTAAAAACAGTGAGCACCGGCACCATAATCAAACACGCAATTACGCGTGGTACCACCAAGTATGCAATCGGATCAGTCCCCATGACACGCAACGCGTCGATTTGTTCTGTAACCTTCATCGTCCCCAGTTCAGCACTAATCGCACCACCAACGCGACCCGCAATCATGACTGCTGCTAGAACAGGCCCAATCTGCTTCAGAACAGAAATACTGATAATCCCGCCTAGCCTTGCTTCTTGTCCAATGGCCGCAAACTGATCGTAAGCTTCAACCCCAAACACCATTCCGACAAAGGCACCAACCAACATCACCACCCACATACTTTTCGTGCCGATATAGTATAGTTGTGGGATCAGCAGTCGAAATCGACCAAATGCTTGGCCACCCCAAATCATCCAGATTGCAGTCGATACGCAAAACCGCGTGAAAAGGCCAAGCAACTCAAGTTGCTCCTGTACCTTTCTGCCTACTTCACCGACTCGATTAATTACCAGACTGTACATGAAGCTGCTTTTCCCATTATTGGTCGTATGCGTCAATCTTCAATTCCACCCTCAGTTCGACACATCATACCCAGACAGTGTCCTATTCGCCTCCCGATTGATTCCTCATCCCTCAAGTCATCTCTTTTTTCATCGGACTATCCCCCTGTCCGCTCGTAATCTATTATTGCTATATTCTCTTTAGGAACCCGACTTATACCAGTTTTATTCGGACATGAGCAGCGATCATGAAACAAATCACTCAAGTACCCATGCTTCTAATCCTTCTAATGGCATTACTGCATGTTTCATGCTCATCTCAACCCGTACCAAGCCCGCAAGATCCCATCAAAGTGCAGATCAAGGACCAAACATATACGCTTGAGCTCGCAATAACACCTCAGCAGCGATTCCAAGGGCTTTCAGATCGGGAAACCATGCCAACCGACCAAGGCATGCTCTTTGTTTTTCCTTACCCTCAAATACAGAATTTCGTCATGAGACGCTGTTATTTCCCGATCGATATCATTTATCTCGATCCCTCTGGGCGCGTCATTACCACCCATAACATGCAAACCGTTCCATTTGATACTCCCGAGTTCGAGCTGCCTCGCTATTCATCTCGTTATCCTGCTCAGTTTGCCATTGAGCTTCATGGCGGCGAACTCGAAAAACTGCACCTCAAAGAAGGCGATCTTATCCCACTTCCCCTGCAATCCCTTAAGAAGCTGGCCCAATAACCCGATATCAACCCCTAGTAGCACACCTAACGCCCAAAGTGCGTCCACACAAACCTCATTATCCGCACAACCCTGATACAAACCGTTACTTAGAGGATGGATCGTGAGCAAGCTGATTCTCATTGCTGAAAACCAAACGCTTCAGGATGCCGCCCAAAAGCACATCGATACCCTTCTTTCCGCATGGCATGGTCCCGACAAGCCACAAACACATTTTGTTCTTGCCAAAGATTTACAATCCAGCGCCCAAACCCTAACCACCGGCATCGCGTGGATTTGGTACGACAACTCATCATCCTCATCACTCTACGAAACCCTCTCTCACGTTCAGGATGCTCACGCTCCCTCTATGATTACGTTCACCTCAGAACTTGATCCGCATGGCTCCTCATTCGATGATGGCATCGTTTACTGTCACCCTGATGCAACACCAGATCAAACCGCAGTCATGATCCGTACGCTTTTTTGTCAATACCACATGATTGATGGAATGCGTCGCGAGATGCGTGTCCTAAATGCTCATCAAGGCGGGCTTGCCGATCAAATCGGAAAAATGGACGAAGAACTCCGTCTCGCAGCACAGCTTCAAAGAGAATTTTTACCCCGAGAATTGCCCACCCTTCGCGATGTCTCATTCCAAGTCCTTTGGCGTCCCGCAGGTTACGTCTCAGGCGATATCTATGATGTACAACGTCTCGATGAAAACCACATAGGCTTTTTTGTTGCCGATGCTGTTGGGCATGGCGTACCCGCCGCTCTCATGACCATGTACATCAAACGATCACTTCAAACCAAAGTGATCGATCCAGATTCGCCACGTGGTTACCGCATCCTCACGCCATCAGAAACACTTGCAAAACTCAACCACGATATGATCGAGCGTCAAGCAGGCAAAGTCCGCTTCGCCACTGCATGTTGTGGATTAATTAATTGTGAAACAAACACACTTCAGATTGCTCGCGCAGGGCACCCATTCCCCATGGTGCTAAAAGCCGATGGCGCAAATATCATGATCGAGCCTGAAGGTGGCCTACTAGGCGTGTTTCCAGATGAAATATTCGAGCAAGCTGAAGTGACTCTGAATCCGAATGATCGCTTACTTCTATATTCAGATGGTTTTGAAGTCGCCTTCCCACAAATCGGCACACAATCCTCACAAGGCCGTATTGCCAATGAGCAATATCTTGAAGAATTTAATATGCTTCGAGAAGGACACCTCGAAGAGGTATTCGATCGGTTCTGTTCGCGTCTTGATCAACAGGCTGGTTCACTCAATCAACGCGATGACCTCACCGTCATCTGTCTAGCCGTGAATGAGAAGAATGCACAGCAAAACGCAGCCTAATCATTACCTCAACATTACCTCAATAACACGGTTTTGACCACACAGCATCGCATCAAAGTGATCCTTCGGTATCATAATCCCACCTTCACGATATCGGTTTTCCTCACGCTGATAAGCCTCAACTTCTCGGCCATTGATGCGCACTGCCTCAACACTATTCCCATTCAAAGCAACATAAAAAACAAACTTCACAGGTTTGCCTTCGTAATCAACCGTCCATTCCAAGCCATCCAACTCTTTAGGGATGATTGAATCAATCACAATATTCCCTAAGTACCGTCTGAACCCAAGCATCCGACCAACGACAAGACCATACGTGATGCCCGGCCCACTGGAATAAATTCGCCAACCTCCATTCACCTGCACTTGCCCATCACGCAGTTCATCAAACCGCTCATAAGATTCATAGCGATCCGAAAACGCCGCATCAGAACTGCTGAAGTATGCGTTCGATTGTCTTAGATCCGCATTCTTGACGACACCAGAAAGACCGACTGGATTAACCTGACGGATTGCCAAATATAGCTCATCAGCTTTCCCAAGCTTCGCC contains these protein-coding regions:
- a CDS encoding acyl-CoA thioesterase; this translates as MISKVRINMIEASKVNSVEVAESPETDTAANNIEIEVRVRYPECDPMNVVHHAVYPVWMEMARTELLRKRGFTYRNIEVAGHFFAVAKLNVKYLKPAFYDDLLTIKAEIKPTAGVKIEHLYEIHRGNEIICRGETTVVCVDRNGKLQPIPEILR
- a CDS encoding cysteine peptidase family C39 domain-containing protein, yielding MQGSANWFLLSALVAVGGWMLGLRLGRNGNPSVGRVGIAVGIILLGTWAWLVRNPSVAVQVIPVSILSMVEGIGAVPIFMLVIGIAWSKSQQTRQKYVVGWACVLGTVYFLHGGIWMLQTTPKESLASEVDRGQYVRQTQYYSCVPAACASALNILGIPTTEAEMGVLTDTRPGSGATMLRAMNGLRKRLATTSFTVELVAPDYNQLKLLPLPAIAPLQFEATMQHMVTLLEISSEHVKLADPTDGILYLNRNEFEEYYLRKVLVFRHKN
- a CDS encoding MlaE family ABC transporter permease, translated to MYSLVINRVGEVGRKVQEQLELLGLFTRFCVSTAIWMIWGGQAFGRFRLLIPQLYYIGTKSMWVVMLVGAFVGMVFGVEAYDQFAAIGQEARLGGIISISVLKQIGPVLAAVMIAGRVGGAISAELGTMKVTEQIDALRVMGTDPIAYLVVPRVIACLIMVPVLTVFSDLLGVLGGWFVIVRGYGVDNGEYWAFSKSFVGPWDIFTGLGKGFFFGGAIGMISCYKGFNCGAGASGVGRAATDAFVTSFIAIIISNFFLATFFKNIYSLIWGSGGPTAFG
- the sppA gene encoding signal peptide peptidase SppA: MTRIHSVTVQLAVLLLSFLSLSACSPMTFVVGLGPSQKELETQVVQSEPGAQTRQVAIIDVSGVIMNAHQPGPLFTEGEHPISLFREKLVKAANDPNVRAIILRINSPGGGVTASDAMYREVLRFKEITNNQKPVIALLMDVAASGGYYLACSADEIVAYPTTVTGSIGVIFQTLSVEPALTRLGVQSNTITSGPNKAAGSPLQAMTPEQRQVLQSMVNNFYKRFTKIVQQARPDIPQDQFETVTDGRVFDGDQALALGLVDQLGDIQTAFEEAKKRAHISKANLTIFHRPLSYVPTPYAATPINPNHSASTSNSPAFSISTSINPSNLPTGFYFLWAPALQ
- a CDS encoding DUF192 domain-containing protein, which codes for MKQITQVPMLLILLMALLHVSCSSQPVPSPQDPIKVQIKDQTYTLELAITPQQRFQGLSDRETMPTDQGMLFVFPYPQIQNFVMRRCYFPIDIIYLDPSGRVITTHNMQTVPFDTPEFELPRYSSRYPAQFAIELHGGELEKLHLKEGDLIPLPLQSLKKLAQ
- a CDS encoding PP2C family protein-serine/threonine phosphatase, translating into MSKLILIAENQTLQDAAQKHIDTLLSAWHGPDKPQTHFVLAKDLQSSAQTLTTGIAWIWYDNSSSSSLYETLSHVQDAHAPSMITFTSELDPHGSSFDDGIVYCHPDATPDQTAVMIRTLFCQYHMIDGMRREMRVLNAHQGGLADQIGKMDEELRLAAQLQREFLPRELPTLRDVSFQVLWRPAGYVSGDIYDVQRLDENHIGFFVADAVGHGVPAALMTMYIKRSLQTKVIDPDSPRGYRILTPSETLAKLNHDMIERQAGKVRFATACCGLINCETNTLQIARAGHPFPMVLKADGANIMIEPEGGLLGVFPDEIFEQAEVTLNPNDRLLLYSDGFEVAFPQIGTQSSQGRIANEQYLEEFNMLREGHLEEVFDRFCSRLDQQAGSLNQRDDLTVICLAVNEKNAQQNAA